In Corynebacterium afermentans subsp. afermentans, a genomic segment contains:
- a CDS encoding MFS transporter, which translates to MSFAAFVYVTFEMFAIGLISPMARDLNVSEGQIGLLMSVYAGLVAVVTIPLMHVTRKVDRRYLLIATLVFLLGGIVLQATATSYATLVAGRVTAALTHGLFWSLVNPVAARIAPPGQMGKAVAAVSFGSTLSMVVGSPLTTAMGSAIGWRAATWVLGAAVVGALVMLVVSLPSLPARPPAQQTGAQTTKSAIPSLVIYLVLAVMAIFVTFTYLALLVEATAGHRFVPYGVAVYGIAGLVGVTLSGRLVDARMIRLNGIATATLVASGIAGLLALHYGTGIGMFTVIVVFGIAAGALPTVATTIFLFAGQRNQDLVSSVYVVTFQVGIASGSALGAATVDLGYLGGTLLSTAVLGALAFTVMATRSRSLLR; encoded by the coding sequence ATGAGTTTCGCCGCGTTCGTGTACGTCACGTTCGAGATGTTCGCCATCGGCTTGATCTCGCCGATGGCGCGCGATTTAAACGTCTCCGAAGGCCAGATCGGCCTGCTCATGAGCGTGTACGCCGGGCTGGTTGCGGTAGTGACCATTCCGCTGATGCACGTCACGCGGAAGGTGGACAGGCGCTACCTGCTCATTGCGACACTGGTCTTTCTCCTAGGCGGCATTGTCCTGCAGGCCACGGCAACAAGCTACGCCACGCTGGTGGCGGGCCGTGTGACCGCGGCGTTGACCCACGGTCTGTTCTGGTCGCTGGTCAACCCGGTCGCTGCCCGCATTGCGCCACCGGGGCAGATGGGTAAGGCGGTCGCTGCGGTGTCGTTCGGTTCGACGCTGTCGATGGTGGTCGGCTCGCCACTGACCACGGCAATGGGTTCCGCGATTGGCTGGCGCGCCGCCACCTGGGTGCTCGGCGCCGCGGTGGTCGGCGCACTGGTCATGCTGGTGGTCTCCCTGCCCAGCTTGCCCGCTAGGCCACCGGCACAGCAGACCGGCGCGCAGACGACGAAGTCTGCCATCCCGTCCTTGGTGATCTACCTGGTGCTGGCGGTGATGGCCATCTTTGTCACCTTCACCTACCTGGCCCTGCTCGTCGAGGCCACCGCCGGCCACCGGTTTGTGCCCTACGGTGTGGCTGTCTACGGCATCGCGGGGCTGGTCGGCGTGACCTTGTCGGGCCGCCTGGTGGATGCGCGCATGATCCGCCTCAACGGCATTGCCACGGCCACGCTGGTGGCCTCCGGCATCGCTGGACTGCTCGCGCTGCACTATGGCACGGGGATCGGCATGTTCACGGTGATCGTCGTCTTCGGCATCGCCGCGGGCGCGCTGCCCACGGTGGCCACCACGATCTTTCTGTTCGCGGGCCAGCGCAACCAGGATTTGGTCAGTTCGGTGTACGTGGTGACCTTCCAGGTGGGCATCGCGTCCGGCTCGGCGCTGGGCGCCGCCACGGTGGACCTGGGCTACTTGGGCGGTACGTTGCTGTCCACGGCGGTGCTCGGCGCGTTGGCGTTTACCGTCATGGCCACGCGCTCCCGGTCCCTTCTGCGGTAG
- a CDS encoding ABC transporter ATP-binding protein, which yields MLELNDVTVAFKDGQEMRTVLDHLEFTAKPGEMTFIVGESGSGKSTLLSVAAGLITPDSGTAKLNGEVVDNDVRCDKIGMIFQQANLIAALNVRDQLLVTDHIRGLRPRKERAEELLATVGLEGLGDRRIGEMSGGQRQRVGIARALMGEPALLLADEPTAALDADRSQEIVQLLRQLTTERGIACGFVTHDRSLIESTDEIFELGVNAPAYA from the coding sequence ATGCTCGAACTCAACGATGTCACCGTCGCATTCAAGGACGGCCAGGAAATGCGCACCGTGCTGGACCACCTGGAATTCACCGCCAAGCCCGGCGAGATGACCTTCATCGTCGGCGAGTCCGGCTCCGGTAAGTCCACCCTGCTGTCCGTGGCAGCCGGCCTGATCACGCCGGACTCCGGCACCGCGAAGCTCAACGGCGAGGTGGTGGACAACGATGTGCGCTGCGACAAGATTGGCATGATTTTCCAGCAGGCCAACCTCATCGCCGCGCTGAACGTGCGCGATCAACTCCTGGTCACCGACCACATTCGAGGACTGCGGCCTCGAAAGGAGAGGGCGGAGGAACTGCTGGCCACCGTCGGCCTTGAGGGCCTAGGCGACCGCCGCATCGGCGAGATGTCCGGCGGCCAGCGTCAGCGCGTCGGCATTGCGCGTGCGCTCATGGGCGAGCCAGCGCTTCTGCTTGCGGACGAACCCACCGCCGCCCTCGACGCCGACCGCTCCCAAGAGATCGTGCAGCTGCTGCGCCAGCTCACCACGGAGCGCGGCATCGCCTGCGGCTTTGTCACCCACGACCGCTCCCTGATCGAGAGCACCGACGAAATCTTCGAACTCGGCGTCAACGCCCCGGCCTACGCCTAA